A single genomic interval of Zingiber officinale cultivar Zhangliang chromosome 4A, Zo_v1.1, whole genome shotgun sequence harbors:
- the LOC121973636 gene encoding abscisic acid receptor PYL10-like, with amino-acid sequence MASSCREEESTSRSPEGMAEEVPAGLTAEEYAYLRPRIDSHHRYGVGPGQCSSLLAQRIRATAAAVWAVVRRFDRPQVYKHFIRSCAVRDGREIRPGCLREVIVVSGLPASTSTERLDVLDEDLRVTGFTIVGGEHRLRNYRSVTTVDELGCGAGAGADQIWAVVLESYVVDVPEGNTKEDTRLFANTVVRLNLQKLASVAEAAAAVAERRS; translated from the coding sequence ATGGCTAGCAGCTGCAGGGAAGAGGAGAGCACGTCCCGGTCGCCGGAAGGGATGGCGGAGGAGGTGCCGGCGGGCCTCACGGCGGAGGAGTACGCGTATCTACGGCCCAGGATCGATTCTCACCACCGGTACGGCGTCGGCCCGGGGCAGTGCTCGTCGTTGCTGGCGCAGCGCATCCGCGCCACGGCAGCCGCGGTCTGGGCTGTGGTGCGGCGGTTCGACCGGCCGCAGGTCTACAAGCACTTCATCCGCAGCTGCGCCGTCAGGGACGGGAGGGAGATCCGGCCGGGGTGCCTCCGCGAGGTGATCGTCGTCTCCGGGCTGCCCGCGAGCACCAGCACCGAGCGGCTCGACGTCCTCGACGAGGATCTGCGGGTGACGGGGTTCACCATAGTCGGCGGAGAGCACCGCCTTCGGAACTATAGATCGGTCACCACCGTCGACGAGCTCGGCTGCGGCGCCGGCGCCGGCGCAGACCAGATCTGGGCCGTCGTGCTGGAGTCCTACGTCGTCGACGTGCCTGAAGGGAACACCAAGGAAGACACACGGCTCTTCGCCAACACCGTCGTACGCCTCAACCTCCAGAAGCTTGCCTCCGTAGCGGAGGCCGCGGCGGCTGTGGCGGAGCGGCGGAgctga